The Geobacillus stearothermophilus ATCC 12980 genome contains a region encoding:
- a CDS encoding phosphodiester glycosidase family protein, protein MGKAKNIIRIGVGAVLAAWTALQAAEADAGANVVYWEGMRLVQGQIGKLEIVKPINLWKRENGALTFVRVLQPGEQYRVYSYDEAFGGQYGVGGGYYVTNIKGHVVYKTPSKEKLKLVNPGWYGAKQLAVGTVVKEVSTRIASGVEKEEMEIVGARGKQHVYKLDIDTSNERLAIETALSNDQVLGIEPVLEQAKRYDGRDGIVLAAVNGDYFKEDGSPTDLMVHRGEIVMTNTTPAAERTIFGISADGKPMIGNPDVQIGVRIGEGGSYPVDGINKPRRAHQLILYTPYFAASTKTNALGTEVVLTNVQGVLNGNGTVTGTVKKVVVGQGNEPLQPGELVLSGHGRASDYLRQAKEGDAVEISLQYDQPEWSGVKEALGGRYRLVADGKVQPFSIKGVHPRTAVGIDKNGNVMLVVVDGRQPAHSQGMTLNELAKLMHELGAVDAMTLDGGGSSTFVVRQPNGQLKVENKPSDGFARPVANALLVVYKETQENGESEEVLDDFENELKWNASGVNYVGAAVERTTEKVREGKQALKISYDFRGMPGTSGVYASREEAIWISKRPQAIGMWVYGDGSGHWLRAQLQDGSGRRIWIDFARHVDWIGWKYVQAAVPSDVALPLMLEMPVRYMETEAGRKNAGAIYIDGLRAIFR, encoded by the coding sequence GTGGGAAAAGCGAAGAACATCATCCGCATTGGGGTCGGGGCGGTGTTGGCCGCATGGACGGCGCTGCAGGCGGCAGAAGCGGATGCCGGAGCGAATGTCGTCTACTGGGAAGGCATGCGCCTCGTGCAGGGGCAGATTGGAAAATTGGAGATCGTGAAACCGATTAACCTATGGAAACGGGAAAACGGGGCGCTGACGTTTGTCCGCGTGTTGCAGCCTGGAGAACAGTACCGGGTGTATTCGTATGACGAGGCGTTTGGCGGCCAATACGGGGTTGGCGGTGGATATTACGTCACCAATATCAAAGGGCATGTTGTGTATAAAACGCCGTCAAAGGAGAAGCTGAAGCTTGTCAATCCTGGGTGGTACGGAGCGAAACAACTGGCGGTCGGCACGGTGGTAAAGGAGGTGTCGACGCGCATCGCCTCCGGGGTGGAAAAAGAGGAAATGGAAATCGTCGGCGCGCGCGGCAAGCAGCATGTGTACAAGCTTGACATCGATACGTCGAATGAGAGGCTGGCCATTGAGACGGCGCTGTCCAATGATCAAGTGCTTGGCATTGAACCGGTGCTTGAGCAGGCAAAACGGTACGATGGCCGCGACGGAATCGTACTGGCGGCGGTGAACGGCGATTATTTCAAAGAGGATGGTTCGCCGACCGATTTGATGGTGCACCGGGGAGAGATCGTGATGACGAATACAACGCCGGCGGCGGAACGGACGATTTTTGGCATCAGCGCTGATGGAAAGCCGATGATTGGAAACCCAGATGTTCAAATTGGCGTTCGAATTGGAGAAGGAGGCTCATATCCCGTCGATGGCATCAACAAGCCGCGGCGCGCTCATCAGTTGATTTTGTACACCCCGTATTTCGCTGCCTCCACGAAAACGAACGCTCTTGGGACGGAAGTCGTGCTGACGAATGTACAAGGGGTGTTGAACGGGAATGGAACGGTCACCGGAACGGTGAAGAAAGTGGTAGTCGGTCAAGGCAATGAACCGCTCCAGCCTGGAGAGCTCGTGCTATCGGGCCATGGCCGGGCGAGTGACTATTTGCGGCAGGCGAAAGAAGGGGATGCGGTGGAAATTTCCCTTCAGTATGACCAGCCCGAATGGAGTGGGGTGAAAGAAGCGCTCGGCGGCCGATACCGGTTGGTGGCGGATGGAAAAGTGCAGCCGTTTTCGATTAAAGGAGTCCATCCGCGTACAGCCGTCGGCATTGACAAGAACGGAAATGTCATGCTCGTCGTTGTCGATGGCCGCCAGCCTGCTCATAGCCAAGGCATGACGTTGAATGAGCTGGCCAAACTGATGCATGAGCTTGGCGCCGTCGATGCGATGACGCTCGATGGCGGCGGTTCTTCGACCTTTGTCGTCCGCCAGCCAAACGGGCAGCTCAAAGTCGAAAACAAGCCGTCTGATGGATTTGCGCGTCCGGTGGCGAATGCGCTTCTTGTTGTGTACAAAGAGACGCAAGAGAACGGGGAAAGCGAAGAAGTGCTTGATGATTTTGAGAACGAGTTGAAGTGGAATGCATCGGGCGTCAACTATGTGGGGGCTGCGGTCGAGCGGACGACAGAAAAGGTGAGAGAAGGAAAGCAGGCGCTGAAAATTTCATATGATTTTCGCGGGATGCCAGGGACATCCGGCGTCTATGCTAGTCGGGAGGAAGCGATTTGGATTTCGAAACGGCCGCAAGCGATTGGCATGTGGGTGTATGGAGACGGAAGCGGCCATTGGCTGCGCGCCCAGCTGCAGGATGGAAGCGGGCGCCGCATTTGGATCGATTTTGCCCGCCATGTCGATTGGATCGGTTGGAAATATGTGCAGGCCGCTGTGCCTAGCGATGTCGCGCTTCCGCTCATGCTGGAGATGCCGGTGCGTTATATGGAAACGGAAGCGGGACGGAAAAACGCCGGAGCGATTTATATCGACGGCCTTCGCGCCATCTTCCGCTGA